One segment of Nakamurella flava DNA contains the following:
- the rpsK gene encoding 30S ribosomal protein S11: MPPKSRQGAAAVKKIRRKEKKNVSHGHAHIKSTFNNTIVSITDPTGAVISWASAGHVGFKGSRKSTPFAAQMAAENAARQAIEHGMRKVDVFVKGPGSGRETAIRSLQAAGLEVGAISDVTPQAHNGTRPPKRRRV; encoded by the coding sequence ATGCCTCCCAAGTCCCGTCAGGGTGCGGCCGCGGTCAAGAAGATCCGCCGCAAGGAAAAGAAGAACGTCTCCCACGGCCACGCGCACATCAAGAGCACGTTCAACAACACGATCGTCTCGATCACCGACCCGACCGGTGCGGTGATCTCGTGGGCCTCCGCCGGCCACGTCGGCTTCAAGGGCTCGCGCAAGTCGACCCCGTTCGCCGCGCAGATGGCGGCCGAGAACGCCGCCCGCCAGGCCATCGAGCACGGCATGCGCAAGGTCGACGTGTTCGTCAAGGGCCCGGGTTCGGGCCGCGAGACGGCCATCCGCTCCCTGCAGGCCGCCGGCCTGGAGGTCGGGGCCATCTCCGACGTCACCCCGCAGGCTCACAACGGCACCCGTCCGCCCAAGCGGCGCCGGGTCTGA
- the rpsD gene encoding 30S ribosomal protein S4: protein MARYTGPVTKKSRRLKVDLVGGDQAFERRPFPPGQHGRARTKEKEYLTQLQEKQKARFTYGVMEKQFRRYYAEAASRTGKTGDTLLQILESRLDNVVYRAGLARTRRAARQLVTHGHFEVNGQRVDVPSYRVEQYDIITVRKQSAESFPFELARATFGDRPIPAWMKVLPESLTILIHSLPVRAQIDSQITEQLIVEFYSK, encoded by the coding sequence ATGGCTCGTTACACCGGCCCTGTCACCAAGAAGTCCCGTCGTCTGAAGGTCGACCTCGTCGGCGGCGACCAGGCCTTCGAGCGTCGCCCCTTCCCGCCCGGCCAGCACGGTCGCGCGCGGACGAAGGAGAAGGAATACCTGACGCAGCTGCAGGAGAAGCAGAAGGCCCGCTTCACCTACGGCGTCATGGAGAAGCAGTTCCGTCGCTACTACGCCGAGGCCGCCTCGCGGACCGGCAAGACCGGCGACACCCTGCTGCAGATCCTCGAATCGCGTCTGGACAACGTCGTCTACCGTGCCGGCCTGGCCCGCACGCGTCGGGCGGCCCGTCAGCTCGTGACCCACGGCCACTTCGAGGTCAACGGTCAGCGCGTCGACGTCCCGTCCTACCGCGTCGAGCAGTACGACATCATCACCGTGCGCAAGCAGTCGGCTGAGTCGTTCCCGTTCGAGCTGGCCCGCGCCACCTTCGGCGACCGTCCGATCCCGGCCTGGATGAAGGTGCTCCCCGAGTCCCTGACCATCCTGATCCACTCGCTCCCGGTCCGGGCGCAGATCGACTCGCAGATCACCGAGCAGCTGATCGTCGAGTTCTACTCGAAGTAA
- a CDS encoding DNA-directed RNA polymerase subunit alpha — protein sequence MLISQRPSLTEEVVSENRSRFVIEPLEPGFGYTLGNSLRRTLLSSIPGASVTSIRIDGVLHEFTTVPGVKEDVTELILNLKELVVSSEDDEPVTMYLRKQGPGEVTAADIAPPAGVAVHNPDLQLATLTKKGKLEIELVVERGRGYVPASSNKAVGAEIGRIPVDSIYSPVLKVTYRVEATRVEQRTDFDRLVLDVETKPSITPRDALASAGTTLVELFGLARELNVDAEGIEIGPSPAEADHIAAFALPIEEMDLTVRSYNCLKREGIHTVGELVSRTEADLLDIRNFGQKSIDEVKIKLAGMGLGLKDSPAGFDPSVAALASYDDPQWSDDETPNYAPAAGEGEQDYAETEQI from the coding sequence ATGCTGATCTCTCAGCGCCCGTCCCTGACCGAAGAGGTCGTCTCCGAGAACCGTTCGCGGTTCGTCATCGAGCCCCTGGAGCCCGGTTTCGGGTACACCCTGGGCAACTCCCTGCGTCGCACCCTGCTGTCCTCGATCCCCGGTGCCTCGGTCACCAGCATCCGCATCGACGGCGTGCTGCACGAGTTCACCACCGTCCCCGGGGTCAAGGAGGATGTCACCGAGCTCATCCTGAACCTCAAAGAACTGGTCGTCTCCTCCGAGGACGACGAGCCCGTCACCATGTACCTGCGCAAGCAGGGACCGGGTGAGGTCACCGCGGCCGACATCGCGCCGCCGGCCGGGGTCGCCGTGCACAACCCGGATCTGCAGCTGGCCACGCTGACCAAGAAGGGCAAGCTCGAGATCGAGCTGGTCGTCGAGCGTGGCCGCGGCTACGTCCCGGCCTCGTCCAACAAGGCCGTCGGGGCCGAGATCGGCCGCATCCCGGTCGACTCGATCTACTCGCCGGTCCTCAAGGTCACCTACCGCGTCGAGGCGACCCGTGTCGAGCAGCGGACCGACTTCGACCGGCTGGTCCTGGACGTCGAGACCAAGCCGTCGATCACCCCGCGGGACGCGCTGGCCTCGGCCGGCACCACCCTGGTCGAGCTGTTCGGCCTGGCCCGCGAGCTGAACGTCGACGCCGAGGGCATCGAGATCGGGCCCAGCCCGGCCGAGGCCGATCACATCGCCGCGTTCGCGCTGCCGATCGAGGAGATGGACCTCACCGTCCGCTCCTACAACTGCCTCAAGCGTGAGGGCATCCACACCGTCGGCGAACTGGTCTCCCGGACCGAGGCCGACCTGCTGGACATCCGCAACTTCGGGCAGAAGTCGATCGACGAGGTCAAGATCAAGCTCGCCGGCATGGGCCTCGGCCTGAAGGACTCGCCGGCCGGGTTCGATCCCAGCGTCGCCGCCCTGGCCTCGTACGACGATCCGCAGTGGAGCGACGACGAGACCCCGAACTACGCCCCCGCCGCCGGCGAGGGCGAGCAGGACTACGCGGAGACCGAGCAGATCTGA
- the rplQ gene encoding 50S ribosomal protein L17: protein MPQPAKGPRLGGSPSHERLILANLATALFEHGRISTTETKAKRLRPYAEKLITTAKQDTLHARREILKTVRDKDVVHKLFAEIGPSFATRDGGYTRIIKTAPRKGDNAPMAIIELIGEETVSAAAGKVARRAAASGGDRSARVAASSGAAAAGTPADVVDPDADPASTSAQTAAAGAEAPAEGAPEAAAAPVEADADQDGSSTQALEASAEDPAEGADKSAKA from the coding sequence ATGCCCCAGCCTGCCAAGGGCCCTCGCCTCGGCGGATCGCCGTCCCACGAGCGGCTGATCCTGGCCAACCTGGCCACCGCGCTCTTCGAGCACGGCCGGATCTCCACCACCGAGACCAAGGCCAAGCGGCTGCGCCCCTACGCGGAGAAGCTCATCACCACGGCCAAGCAGGACACCCTGCACGCCCGTCGTGAGATCCTCAAGACCGTCCGCGACAAGGACGTGGTGCACAAGCTGTTCGCCGAGATCGGGCCGTCCTTCGCGACCCGCGACGGTGGATACACCCGCATCATCAAGACCGCCCCGCGCAAGGGCGACAACGCTCCCATGGCGATCATCGAGCTGATCGGCGAGGAGACGGTGTCCGCCGCCGCCGGCAAGGTCGCCCGTCGTGCCGCCGCCTCCGGTGGGGACCGCTCGGCGCGCGTCGCCGCCTCCTCGGGCGCGGCCGCTGCCGGTACTCCGGCTGACGTCGTCGATCCCGACGCCGATCCCGCCTCCACCTCGGCCCAGACCGCGGCCGCCGGTGCCGAGGCTCCGGCCGAAGGCGCTCCGGAGGCCGCTGCGGCCCCCGTCGAGGCGGACGCCGACCAGGACGGCAGCTCGACCCAGGCCCTCGAGGCCTCGGCCGAGGACCCGGCCGAAGGTGCCGACAAGTCGGCCAAGGCCTGA
- a CDS encoding tRNA pseudouridine synthase A — protein sequence MPYDEPTARSLPETGPSAFSAHPRTAPAVGDPVTPLRLRLDISYQGTDFVGWAEQPGRRTVAGELQGALATLLRTPGRLVVAGRTDSGVHATGQVAHVDVDPSALLGLTPRDRAPAHLAGALVGLVRRLAGLLPGDVRVRAAAPAPDGFDARFSALRRHYRYRIGTADWGVEPADRAFVLAVRRELDVDAMAAAGVRLLGLHDFAAYCKPRDGATTIRELQSLVVRRAPLDPAEVVVEVSADAFCHSMVRSVVGALLAVGLGRDDVDGPRRRLVLADRTAFPVAAAHGLTLVGVDYPAVGELSVRAERTRAVRTVVAGE from the coding sequence ATGCCGTACGACGAACCGACGGCCCGGTCTCTCCCCGAGACCGGGCCGTCGGCCTTTTCTGCTCACCCCCGCACCGCCCCGGCCGTCGGCGATCCGGTGACGCCGCTGCGCCTGCGGCTCGACATCTCCTACCAGGGCACCGACTTCGTGGGCTGGGCCGAACAGCCCGGTCGCCGCACGGTGGCCGGCGAGCTGCAGGGCGCGCTGGCCACGCTGCTGCGAACCCCGGGTCGGCTGGTGGTCGCGGGCCGCACGGATTCCGGCGTGCACGCCACCGGTCAGGTCGCCCACGTCGACGTGGATCCGTCCGCTCTGCTGGGTCTGACGCCCCGTGACCGGGCACCGGCCCACCTGGCGGGCGCGCTCGTCGGGTTGGTCCGCCGGCTGGCTGGTCTGCTGCCCGGCGACGTGCGGGTGCGCGCGGCCGCCCCGGCCCCCGACGGGTTCGACGCGCGCTTCTCGGCCCTCCGCCGGCACTACCGCTACCGCATCGGCACCGCCGACTGGGGCGTCGAACCGGCCGACCGCGCATTCGTCCTGGCCGTCCGGCGCGAGCTCGATGTCGATGCCATGGCGGCGGCGGGTGTCCGACTGCTCGGCCTGCATGACTTCGCCGCCTATTGCAAGCCCCGTGACGGGGCGACCACGATCCGCGAACTGCAGTCGCTCGTCGTCCGCCGGGCCCCGCTGGACCCGGCCGAAGTGGTGGTGGAGGTTTCCGCCGACGCGTTCTGCCACTCCATGGTGCGGTCGGTGGTCGGTGCGCTGCTCGCCGTCGGGCTCGGGCGGGACGACGTCGACGGCCCCCGACGCCGCTTGGTCTTAGCCGACCGGACGGCGTTCCCGGTGGCCGCGGCCCATGGGCTGACGCTGGTCGGGGTGGACTATCCGGCGGTGGGGGAGCTGTCGGTCCGGGCCGAACGCACCCGAGCGGTGCGGACGGTCGTCGCCGGCGAGTGA